One Fundidesulfovibrio terrae genomic window carries:
- a CDS encoding TetR/AcrR family transcriptional regulator yields MDHNDTKTRIIEAAIEVFLDKSFAAATIRDICAKAEANVAAVNYHFGSKDSLYAAALELIMASCQKSYPMAEGLAEAPSPEERLRRFIRNLLRLIFPQDPEYARRSELIWLEFGNPSPALALLMERFIRPIKDTMESIVREFIGPVDSETLQLCVVSIVGQQLFHAQNKAFISQIYPDKTYLPRDVDHLAEHIYHFSLAGLKALSERQNNVD; encoded by the coding sequence GTGGACCACAACGACACAAAGACCCGCATCATTGAGGCCGCCATCGAAGTCTTTTTGGACAAAAGTTTCGCCGCAGCCACAATCCGAGACATCTGCGCTAAAGCCGAAGCGAACGTCGCCGCCGTGAACTACCACTTTGGCTCCAAGGATTCGTTATATGCTGCTGCGCTCGAGCTCATCATGGCATCCTGCCAAAAGAGCTACCCCATGGCCGAGGGTCTCGCCGAAGCCCCTTCCCCTGAGGAGCGTTTACGTCGATTTATCCGCAACTTGCTTCGGCTAATCTTCCCGCAAGACCCTGAATACGCTCGCCGTAGCGAGCTCATTTGGCTGGAATTTGGAAACCCGAGTCCCGCTCTAGCGCTTCTGATGGAACGTTTCATTCGCCCGATCAAAGACACCATGGAGTCTATCGTAAGGGAGTTCATCGGCCCGGTGGATTCGGAAACCCTCCAGCTGTGCGTCGTGTCCATCGTTGGACAGCAGCTCTTTCATGCTCAGAACAAAGCTTTTATCAGCCAGATATATCCAGATAAAACCTACCTCCCCCGAGACGTTGATCACTTGGCCGAGCATATTTACCATTTCTCCCTGGCTGGCCTCAAAGCACTGTCTGAGCGCCAAAACAACGTGGATTGA